Proteins from a genomic interval of Benincasa hispida cultivar B227 chromosome 7, ASM972705v1, whole genome shotgun sequence:
- the LOC120081168 gene encoding 3-oxo-5-alpha-steroid 4-dehydrogenase 2-like yields MAFYETSLYLSSNAVSDFYTRLLKLFPIGISAAMDVLSAFLFPPPPSKFVNLMTVVSSTALAMAGISEINGKHLQYSKFWNANTAPKLSSEVSMLSSKYGMLLAYTPAFLAGAASFWLFPSADERILLLKSALTLHFFKRIFEVLFIHKYSSKMVLVTAIQISFSYFLSTVIMIYTQHLSQGLPEPPIELKNIGIGLFLIGIIGNFYHHYLLSKTRKEGETSYEIPKGGLFSFVICPHYLFEIIEFFGFAFISQELYPLCFSIGTSIYLAGRSYATRKWYISKFENFPNHVKALLPFVF; encoded by the exons ATGGCGTTCTATGAAACTTCACTTTATTTGTCCTCCAATGCCGTTTCAGATTTCTACACGCGTCTTCTGAAGCTTTTTCCCATCGGAATCTCTGCAGCAATGGACGTTTTGTCGGCGTTTCTCTTCCCTCCGCCTCCTTCCAAGTTCGTCAACCTCATGACGGTGGTGAGCTCGACCGCGTTGGCCATGGCTGGCATTTCCGAGATTAACGGTAAGCATTTGCAGTATTCCAAGTTCTGGAATGCGAATACTGCTCCGAAACTTTCATCGGAAGTATCTATGCTTTCGTCCAAATACGGGATGCTCTTGGCTTATACTCCGGCGTTTCTCGCTGGCGCGGCGTCGTTTTGGCTCTTTCCGAGTGCCGATGAGAGGATTCTTCTGCTTAAATCTGCTCTCACTCTCCATTTCTTCAAGAGGATCTTTGAG GTACTGTTTATTCACAAATACAGCAGTAAGATGGTCTTGGTGACAGCAATCCAGATCTCTTTCAGCTACTTCTTGTCCACAGTAATCATGATATACACCCAGCACCTTTCACAAGGGCTTCCAGAGCCACCCATTGAACTGAAAAACATTGGAATTGGTTTGTTTCTAATAGGCATTATTGGGAACTTTTACCATCATTATCTCTTGTCAAAAACCAGAAAAGAGGGAGAAACAAGCTACGAAATTCCCAAAGGAGGCCTCTTCAGCTTTGTCATTTGCCCCCACTATTTGTTTGAAATAATTGAGTTCTTTGGATTTGCTTTCATCTCTCAGGAACTTTATCCTTTGTGTTTCAGCATTGGCACCAGTATTTATTTGGCTGGGAGGAGCTATGCCACTAGGAAATGGTACATCTCCAAGTTTGAAAACTTCCCCAACCATGTCAAAGCCCTGCTCCCTTTTGTCTTTTAG